Part of the Aggregatilinea lenta genome, TCATACGCTAGTCGCCTCCTGCGGCGGGGGCGCTCGCTCCAGCGGGCGCGGTGCGCTGCGCCACCATCGCCGGACGGCGCGACGGCCACAGCGCGACGAACGTGCCCAGCACCAGGATCACGCCGCCGAGCCACACGAAGTCAATCAACGGGTTGAGATATACGCGGAAGGTCACGCGGTTGCCTTCCCAGAATGTGATGATCGCATAAAAGTCACCGCCGAGCGTACTGTACGCGCCGGGGATGCTCATATTGGTCGTGGCAACCATTCTACCCTGCCCGGCGTCCCAGCTATAGAACACGTCGCGGCGCGGGCGAACGTGGCCGACCAACTCACCGTCTTTGTACACGGTCGCACGGGCGATGGTCATCTGGCGACCATCGTCTGCCTGGGCATTATACAGGGCGTTGTACTGAAGCGTGTAATCGCCAAGCTGGATCTGCTGGCCCGGCTCGACCGTCTGCTGCGTGATTTGCTGGAACGAGGTGCTGCCGATCACGCCCAGTCCCAGGACCACCATGCCAATGTGGATGAAGTAGCCGCCGTAGCGGTGACGGTCGCGCCCGACGAGGTTGGCAAACGCGGGCAGAACGCCCTCGCCCCGGCGGTGACGGGCTGCCACGCCCTTCCAGATCTCCGTAATGGTCGCAAAGCCCGCGAACGCGACCAGGAAGTAGCCCAGCAGCGCCATGACGTTGTTCGTGCCGGTGAAGACCAGCGCCACGATGATCAGCAGCGACAGCAGCAGCGGGATCGCCACCGCGCGGCCCAGGCGTTCGGCGGTGGTGCGCCGCCACGCCGCCAGCGGCGCGATTCCCATCAGGATGAAGATGCCGATCAGGAAGGGGCGCACTACGGGCGGGAAGTAGTCCGGCCCCAGGTTGATGATCGTATCGCGCAGACCCAGGTCGACGGCAATCGTGGTGATCGCCTCGGCCCAGGTGCCCCACAGGATGACGATGGTCAGGCCGAGGAACATCCAGTTGTTCAGCAAGAAGAAGCTCTCGCGGCTGAGCAGCGAATCCAGCTCATCGGAACCGCGCAGATCGCCGCGCTGCTGCCGCCACGCCAGCAAGGCGATACTGGCGATGGCCGACAGGCCGAGGAAGCTGAACATCGGGCGGCCTACGTTCGACTCGGCGAAGCTGTGCACGCTGCTGACCACGCCGCTGCGGGTGGCAAACGTGCCCAGGATCACCAGCAGGAACGTGATGACGACCAGCAGCATGTTCCAGAACTTGAGCATGCCGCGTTTTTCTTGCACGACAGCACTGTGCAGGAAGGCCGTGCCGGTCAGCCACGGCAGCAGGGCCGCGTTTTCGACCGGGTCCCAGCCCCAGTACCCGCCCCAGCCCAGCACGTCATAGGCCCAGCGGCCCCCAAGCAGCAGCCCGATGCTGAGGAACATCCACGCGACCAGCGCCCACGAGCGCGTCGCACGAATCCAGCTGGAGCCGAGCTGCCCGGTCGCCAAAGCCGCGAAGGCGAACGCGAACGGGATCACGAAACCCACATAACCCAGGTACAGCATCGGCGGGTGGATCACCATGCCGATATGCCGCAGCAGCGGGTTGAGGCCCGTGCCGTCAGTCGGGTAGAACACTTCCGCGTTCCCGGTGATGGGGAACACCGACTTGACCGGCGTCGAGGATGTGGGCGTGACCCAGTAGCGCGCAAAGGGATTTTCAATAAACACGTTCAAGATCAAGAAGAAGCCGAGCGTCGCCATCGTCGCGACGATCACGAACGGCATTAGCCGCCGCTCGCCCTGCCAGTTGAGCAGCAGCGCCGCAAAGGTGAAAGCGCTCATCAGCCACGACCAGAACAGCAGCGATCCAGCCTGGCTGCCCCACAGGGCGGTGTACAGGTAAAAACTGGGGGTCGCGTTGTCGGTGGTCTGCCAGACGTACGCGATCTCGTAGTGGTGATTCAGCAGCGCGTAGACGAGCACCCCGGCTGCGACTGTCAGCAGCGGGAATGTGAGCAGCGCCGCGTTGCGCGCGCTGACCACCCATTCGTCGCGGTGCAGCCTGGCCCCGGCCAGGGCAGCCACGATAGCGTATAACGCTGCTGCAAACGCCAGGCCAGTCGTGACGATGCCAAGTTCTGCAATCAAGGCTCTGCCTCCCGCAAACAGGAACACAACAGACAGCAAACCTCAGGCGATGCTCAACGGCGGCTCCCCCCCTAAACCGGGAACACACCCGCACCTGCTGCGATCGCTGCCTGTCAAGTCAACCGACGATAATATGCATAAATAATCCTTGAGATATCATACTATAGGTGAGGGATGCTTTGCCAGCTTATGCTGCTGAATCAGCGAAACAGTATGAATCATCACCCGTCTGCCCATGCAAATTCTCACTCCCGCCCGCGCCTGTACGCGCAGCCGTTCACTCCTCACGCGCAAGCCGCACCGCCCCTACCATCGCCGCATGCACCAATCCACCGGCACATTGGCCTGGGTACTGCACCACCAACTGTGCTAAAACGTCACATGTGGTGATGGAAGGGTCAGGAGTATTGGTATGGGTATGCGACGATACGGCAGCACCGCCGCCAGACTGACGCTGCTTGTCATTTTCGGCGCGGCAATTGGCGCGATCAGCCTCCGCTTTATCGACATGACGCACGCCCTTGATTTGCGCGCCAGTCCGCTAGCCTACGACTGGGAAATT contains:
- a CDS encoding heme lyase CcmF/NrfE family subunit, which codes for MIAELGIVTTGLAFAAALYAIVAALAGARLHRDEWVVSARNAALLTFPLLTVAAGVLVYALLNHHYEIAYVWQTTDNATPSFYLYTALWGSQAGSLLFWSWLMSAFTFAALLLNWQGERRLMPFVIVATMATLGFFLILNVFIENPFARYWVTPTSSTPVKSVFPITGNAEVFYPTDGTGLNPLLRHIGMVIHPPMLYLGYVGFVIPFAFAFAALATGQLGSSWIRATRSWALVAWMFLSIGLLLGGRWAYDVLGWGGYWGWDPVENAALLPWLTGTAFLHSAVVQEKRGMLKFWNMLLVVITFLLVILGTFATRSGVVSSVHSFAESNVGRPMFSFLGLSAIASIALLAWRQQRGDLRGSDELDSLLSRESFFLLNNWMFLGLTIVILWGTWAEAITTIAVDLGLRDTIINLGPDYFPPVVRPFLIGIFILMGIAPLAAWRRTTAERLGRAVAIPLLLSLLIIVALVFTGTNNVMALLGYFLVAFAGFATITEIWKGVAARHRRGEGVLPAFANLVGRDRHRYGGYFIHIGMVVLGLGVIGSTSFQQITQQTVEPGQQIQLGDYTLQYNALYNAQADDGRQMTIARATVYKDGELVGHVRPRRDVFYSWDAGQGRMVATTNMSIPGAYSTLGGDFYAIITFWEGNRVTFRVYLNPLIDFVWLGGVILVLGTFVALWPSRRPAMVAQRTAPAGASAPAAGGD